GGGTGCGCTTCCTCGAACTCGTTCACGACGAGATCCGCGAGCGGGTCGGCGACTTTCCGGTGATGACGAAGGTTCCGGTCGAGACGGCCGCCCCACCCTTCGTTCGGCCCCGGCTCTCGCTCGCGGCGGGGATCCGGATCGCCGAGCGCGCCGAGCGGATCGGCTTCGACGCCGTGGCCCCAGTACGAGGATCGACGTTCTGGGATCTGAGCCTGGTTCGCGGCGAGCATCCCGAACAGGCGTGGAGTGACGGGCGATTCCAGGCGGACTACGAGGCGGTGTTCGGGAGTCGAGTCAGGGCGCGCCTCGTCGCGCTCGCGAACCGCCTCCAGGCGAGGTTCTACGACTTCGAATCGGCGTGGAACGCCGACCTCTGCCGCCGGGTGCGCGAGGCGACCTCGCTGCCGGTGCTCTGTGAGGGTGGGATCCGCGGCCGTGCGGAGATGGACGCGCTCGTCGGATCGGCCTGCGATCTGGTCGGCGTCGGCCGGCCGTTCTACGCCGAACCGCGCCTGCCGGCCAGGCTGCTCGATGTCGACACGAACGCGGCGTCGGAGCCCGGCGAGGACCCCCACGCAGTCTGCGAGAACTGCAACAACTGCGCGATCCCACAGGTGACCGGCGCACGCGGCGTCTGTCGGACGCCAGCCGTCCTCGAAGCGGCTGGCGAACTCCGGCAGGCCGGGGCGTACGAGCGGTCTCGGAGCGACGAACACGATCGGTCGAACACGTCACGGACGAAGTAGCGTTCTCGACTGCTGATAGCGGAGATCCTGAGCAACGACCCACCCCAACCCCTATGTTATGTCGGACACGAGACGCGTCAATGAAGCGAGCACGGGTGGTTGGACTGGCGTTTACTGTCTTCGGGGTGGCCCAGACAGCGCTGACGCTTGCCTCAAGCGGGGTCGGCGGCGAGCCACTCCAGCTCACGCTCAACGTGCTACTCACCAGTATCGGAGTCGTGATGGCATGGCAGCCAGAGCGAGTTGACGGCAAGCGATCCACCGGATATCTCCAAGAGGAAGCGGGCACGTGGTGGCTCCTGCTCGGCGGCGGCTGTGTCGTGCTCGGCATAGCCGGACTCGCCCTTGCCGTTGGGAGCACGGTCGGTGCGTGAGTTCGGGATCGACACCCCCGACCGGGGAACGGATGGGTTGAAGTCCGACGCCCCGGAAGAGTGGGTATGAACCCGGGAGACCGCGTCCGCCTCACGCACGACGGACGGACCCACGAGGGCGTGCTGTTGCCGTCGACGACCGACGATCACGCCGTGCTCAAGCTCAACGGCGGATACAACGTCGGGATCGAGCGTGCGGGGACGACCGTCGAAGTCGTCGAGGCCGATGTCTACGACGTCGGTGACGACCGAGCGGAGGACGGCTCGACCGTCGAGTTCGACGACGACCTGCCGACCGTGGCGCTCATCTCCACGGGCGGGACCATCGCCTCGACGGTCGACTACCGGACCGGTGCGGTGACCGCGCAGTTCGACGCCGAGGACGTCCTCCGGGCGGTCCCGGACCTCGCGGGGCGGGCGAACTACCGGGGCCGTGTCGTGGCGAACATCCTCTCGGAGAACATGACTCCGGACATCTGGCAGGACCTCGCGCGCGCGGTCCACGAGGAGATCGAGGCCGGGGCGGACGGCGTGGTCGTGATGCACGGCACCGACACGATGCAGTTCTCCGCGAGCGCGCTCGCCTTCATGCTCGATACGCCCGTTCCGGTGGTCTTTACGGGGAGCCAGCGCTCGGCTGACCGCCCATCGTCGGACAACGTGATGAACGCGGTCTGTGCGGTCGAGGCTGCAAAGAGCGACTGTGCCGAGGTGCTGGTCTGTATGCACGCGAGCGAGTCCGACGATCGGTGTGCGCTCCACCGCGGGACCAGGGTCCGGAAGAATCACACCTCCCGCCGGGATGCGTTCGAGACCGTTGGAGCCGAGCCACTCGGCACGGTCGCGTACGGCGGCGATGACGATTCCGTCGACGTGAGCTTTCGACGGCAATACGCCGAGCGCGGCGCGGTCGGCCTCGACATCGCACCGGACCTCGCGACCGACGTCGAGCTGGTGAAGTTCACGCCCGGGACCAGCGAGGCAGTGCTCGATGGCGTCGAAGGGAGCGCAGGGCTCGTGATCGAGGGCACGGGACTCGGACACGTCCACACCGACTGGATCCCCCGGATCACGGAACTCGTCGAGGGCGGAACCGAGGTGGTGATGACGAGTCAGTGTCTCGGCGGCCGGGTCTGTGATCGGGTGTACGACACCGGGCGCGATCTCCTCGATGCGGGCGTGATCGAGGGCGAAGATCTGCTGCCTGGCACCGCGAAGGTCAAGCTGATGTGGGCGCTGGCGAACAGCGAGGACGTCGCCGCGACGATGGCCAGTCCGCTCGTGGGCGAACTCACCGAGCGGTCGGTGCCGCCCGAGAACCACACCATCGAGGAGGCGTGGTGACGTGGGCGCGACCGACATCACGATCCGCCAGGCGCGGCCCGACGACTACGAAGGGGTCGCCAAGTTCACCCGCGAGACGTGGGCCGACCGCGAGAGCGGCGACTACATCCCCGAGATCTACCACGAGTGGATCGCGGGCGACGGCGACCGCCAGCGAACCTTTCTCGCCGACGCGGGCGACGACGTCGCGGGGATCTGTCAAGGAGTGTGCCTCTCCGACCACGAGGCGTGGGCCCAGGGGATGCGGGTCAACCCCGACTACCGTGGCGAGGGACTGAGCACACAGCTCAACGACGCACTCTTCAGGTGGGCGCGCGAGCGCGGTGCGACCGTCGTTCGTAACATGGTGTTCTCCTGGAACGCCGCCGGCCTCGGCGGGTCGCGCGCCGTCGGCTTCGCACCGCTGTGTGAGTTCCGCTGGGCACATCCCGACCCCGATCCCGACGCCACCCTGCCGGAGCCGTACACGATCACGGCCGACGCGGACGCCGCGTGGAGTTTCTGGCGACGCTCGGACGCCCAGAGCGCACTCTCCGGGCTCGCGCTCGACGCCGACGAGTCGTGGGCGATGGCGGAACTGACCCGCGAAGGACTCCATCGCGCGGCCGACGAAACCCGGGTGTTCGCCGTCAGTCGCGAGGACGACACCACAGCGGAAGGCGGAGTCTCCACGAGCGAAGCGAGTGGAGGCTCGTCGGAACAGGGTTCCGACGGTGCCGACCGCGAGGACGACGGCACACGGGCGATGGCCCACCGGGTGCGCGACTACGAGCGCGAGACCGACGGCGGGATCGAACAGTGGGCCGAGTACGGCGTCGGTGCGTGGACCGATCTCGGGGCCGCACGCGCGCTCTTTCGCGCGATCAGCGCCGACGCAGCCGCGGTCGGTGCCGATCGCACGCGCGTGCTCGTTCCGGAGACGCCACGGCACGTCTCCGACGCGGCTGCTGCCCACGTGGCGATGGGCGAGAACCCCGATTTCGTGCTCGAAGCCGCACTCGTCTGAGCGCGCCGGCCGCGGACGCCCCCCGTGTTCACGGATCGAACAGCCACGGCTAGACCGTCGCCGACCGCCGATCCACCACCATCGCCTCGAACCGACGACGATCTGGCTACCGGCGAATTCGAATAGAGATACTTGTATTTCATGACGGTGCTCCGCCATTCTCGATGACGACGTCGTTTTTCCCGTTTCAGGACCCATTCGATCGTTCTGCATCGTTTCGTCGCATCGTCGTCCGCATCTCGCCTCTCCGTCGTTCTGTATGGAGTCTGCTCCAGCGGTCGAGCGATGATCCGTCGAAGACGCCGTTACCACGCCCTCAGTACCACTTTCTACCGTCGCTATCGGAACCGTCCGTTTCGACGGTGACTGTCCGTCCACACTAAAAAATGCAAGCACTAATATTCCGACTTTGAGGACGAAGCACGAGTCACGGCTGAGGAGACTGTCTCGCCTGGTCCGCGGCTCGCGGTTGCGGACAGCTCCTCGCCGTCGTCTCGCCTACAGTCGGAGCACGCCGTGGCGCTCCAGTTCGACGTCGGCCCCGACCGCTTCGGCGGTTCGGGTCGGCCATTCACCGGTCGTCGTGAGTGGTTCGAACCCCTCGTCGGTCACGAGCACCGTGTCCTCGCTCTTCGCGCCCTGGACCGTCGGGTTCCACGCGTAGCCCATCGGGAGCCGGACCGGCGCGTCGAGCGTCGGCGTGGCGATCCACTCGCGGCCGGCGTAGCCCGCTGCACCGCCCTGGTGGTGGGCGCGCCACTCGTCCGGGCGATCGAGGGCGGCGTACGCGCTCTGGATCCGCTCGAAGACGTCGCTCGCGACGCCGTCCTCGCGGCCGACCTCTCGTGTCGCCGCGAGCGCGCTCGTCTCGACCCGGGTCGCGGTCGCGTGGCGATCGTCGAGCCACGACAGCGGGTCGAACGCCACGGTTCGCGTACAGCTCGCGTGGAGGCCGGCGCGCCTGGCGGTCACCGACACGAGGGCATATTCGCCCAGTTCCGCGTCGGAGGGCGTGTAGTGGCGGTACTGCTGAGCGCGCTCGGCACCCCCGACGAGAACGACCAGCGCGGCGATCGACCGCTCCGCGAGCACGCCGGCGAGTCGCCCGGCGACCGCCCGTTCGGTGTCCCCGGGATCGAGGTCTCGACAGACCGACTCGACGGCCGCGGCGGTGTCGCGACCGAGCTCGCGGTAGGCCGCGACGTCCGCTTCGGTGAGCGGCTGGCGGAGGTCGCCAGCGTCGACGGATTCGAAGCCCGGAACGTCGAAGTCCGCCGCCGCGGGCGTCGGCGAGCGTTCGGCGACCGCCTCGCCGAGGTCCGCCGCGTACCAGTCGGCAGATTCGACAGCGACCCCGTCGGGCAGCTCCTCCGCACGCAGTCGCGGGGCCTCGATGTTGTCCGTCACGACCGTGAGGCCGTCGCCGTCGTACCCGACGGCTGCGACGCCGACGGCGGCCCCGTCGCTGACGACGTTGCTCCCGCCGAGGAGCCACGCGAACGTGTTCGGCCGCCCGAACCAGACCGACGCGAGATCGCGGTCGTCGAGGAGGCGATCGAGCCGACCGAGTTTCGTTTGCATACGATCCGTGGACGCGGCCAGGCCCCTATACTTTCGGTTCCACGGGCCGAGCCTGGAATCACGGGATCGGCACGCTGGCGCTGCCGAGAGCGTCAAGCCGAACCGGACGAGCCGCTTTCGGGTTCGCGTAACACCCCTATCGGCGTCACGAGTCCGGGGACCGCGTTACGACGTCGCATCGCTCGGCTCACACCCGCAGCCACCGTCGTCGATCAGTTCCTGGACGGTCCCGTGTGTCCCGCAGTCGGTACAGGTCACCGTGACGTCCACGTAGACGTCGGGCTCGCCGAGTGCGAGCGCGCCGGACGAGCGGAGCTGATCGAGCGTGTTCTCCGTGACGGCGACTGTCCGATTCCGGAGCGCGGCGATCCGCTGGGCACCGCTATCGACGCGATCGCTGTCGGTCCGTTCGGCCGACGCACGCTCGACGCCGAGACACTCCTTCAGATGTCGGTTGACCGTCTGGTACGACACGAAGTCCCCCTCGACCGCGTCGATGTCGACGCCACGGCGGTCGAGCCGACTGTGTGCCTGCGTCCGGACCCCCTGGCTCACCTCGTCGTCGGTGAGCAGTCGGTGGGTGTTCTCGACCTCGCCGTCGAGCGGGTTGAGTCCCTCGCGATCCATCGCGGTCCGGAGGACCGCCTGGTTGACGTAGTCGGCGAGCCCTCTGAGGCTGTAGCGCTCGTCCTCCCGCGTCCAGTACTCCTGGAGGTTCTCGGCCACCCGATCGAGTTCGTACTCGTCGATCACGCGATCGAGTTTACACGACGGGCCGCCCGCATTTCCCGATTTCGCGTCTGACTGTGCCATCGTGGGGCCATCTCGGGGACGAACCCGGATGAGTGTTGTGCTCGCAGCCCGCGTCGACGATCGACCCTGCTTGGGCATCGGCCGGACCCGAGTCCGTCGAGTCGGACAGCCGGAGCGATCCACCCACCACGCCGCCAACAGAACGACTAAGTGGCGGGCGATCACGGTTTCGGTCGCTATGAGTCTCGACGTGGCGGACGACGTGGCACTGGTGACGGCATCGAGCAGCGGCCTCGGGCGTGCGTCGGCCGCGGTGCTCGCCGAGGCGGACGCGAACGTGGTGCTCAACGGCCGGGACGAGGATCGACTCGACGAGGCCGTCACGGAGCTCGACGCGCTCGGTGAAGGTAACGTGGTCGGCGTCGCCGGCGACCTCACTCGGAAGGAGGACGTCGAGATCCTCGTGACGGCGACCGTCGAGGAGTTCGGCGGGCTCGACCACCTCGTGACGAGCGCGGGCGGGCCGCCGAGCGGCCCGTTCGTGGAGACCGACGACGAGGACTGGTATCACGCGTTCGACCTCCTCGTGATGAGCGTGGTTCGACTGGTCCGCGAGGCCGCCCCCCACCTCCAAGACGGCGACGGCGGCACGATCGTGAACATCACCTCCCGAAGCGTCAAGGAGGCCATCGACTCGCTGGTGCTCTCGAACTCGGTTCGGATGGGTGTCATCGGACTCGAAAAGACGCTCTCGAAGGAGCTCGCTCCCGACGTGCGGGCGAACGCGGTGTTGCCCGGTCCACACGAGACGAGCCGGATCGAGGAGCTCGTCGAACAGTCGGTCGAGCGCGGCGAGTACGACTCCTACGAGGAGGGGCTCGCGGCACGCGCCGAGGGGATCCCGCTCGAACGCATCGGCGAACCCCGGGAGCTCGGCGAGGTCGTCGCCTTCCTCTGTTCGCCGCGGTCGAGCTATCTGAACGGCGTCGCGATCCCGATCGACGGCGGTGCGGGGGCCGCAAACCTCTGAGCGGTCGCCGCTCGGTCGTCCGTCGATCGACGATCCCCCGAACCGAGCGCCCGAACGGCGGCCGGTATCGTGGCCGGGTCCACAATCTTCAATAGCGATAGCCGCGACACGCTGACGAGGCACATGAAACACGTTGATTTCGCCGCGGCGGAGACGTACGAGCCCGAGGAGGGCTGGCGTCGCGTCTCGCTCGCCGGCAGCGACCAGTTCACCTTCGAGTGGTTCGAGAAGCCGCCGGGCCACTCCTCGCCGATGCACGACCACGAGAACGAGCAGGTCTGCGTCGTGCTGGAGGGTGAGATCACCGTCCACACCGAGGACGATTCCGTGACGCTCGACCGCTTCGACTCGGTCCACCTCGAAGCGTGGGAGTCCCACCGGGTCGAGAACACCGGCGACGAACGGGCGGTCGCCATCGACGTCTTCGCCCCGGGTCGCGGCTTCGACTTCTGGACCGACCGCGACGGGTAATCCCTGTTCCCCGTGCGAGTCGTCGGTTCGGAGCGACGCTTTCGGCTCCCACGAACCGAACGCCGGTGGAAAGAGATCCGTCCGCGATTTGGCTTAGATCAAACAGCCCGATTTCGCGTGGCGACGAGCGAGATCGAGACCACTACCGAAGAGCACGTTCGATCGTCGGACGATGGTGCACGGACCAGGATTCGAGCGGATCGGGGTCAGTCGACAGAAACAGATCCAGTTAGATTTGGATGCTGAGACAAGTACGCCCCGTAAACTGCTTCCGATCGAATACAATCGGATATTCAGGACGAAAGTGTCGAAATAGAGCCCTTCAGCGACCAAAAGTCGTTTGAGAAACGATATGTGAATCCGATGTCGATGAATCGGATCGGGCCAGGCCCATCAGTAGTCTAAACTCTTTTGCCGAATTTCGATAAAAGTTATCAGCGAGTCCAGCTCCGCTTTCGTTCGCCGTCCGCCGTGATCACTGACGACGGGAACGAGCAGACGGATTCCTTCAAGGATGTGAGTTCTCGCTTTTGAGTGTCTTCTACGTGAAGTCCATCGTGCACTCGTCGGCAGTGTGGATCACGGGTCATGCTCTGACGTGCCGAGTGCCGACGAAACCGCAAGGCACAGTATTCGGGATCGAGTCACTCGGGATATGACACTCGGCGTCGCCACGGTCCTTCGCGAGTCGCTCCGGCGGCTGGCGACCGGCCCAGCGTTGCTCCTCCTCCTCGCGCTCGCCGTGATCCAGACGATCGCCGCACTCCTCGCCGGACCGGTCTATCGCGTCGCGCCCGACGCGGTACTCTCGGGGACCGGCGACCCGTTCGACCTCGCGCTCGAACCGGTTCCTCTGGTGGGGCTCGCGCTCGTCTGCGTGGTCGCGGGCTACGTCGGCCTCGTCACGATCCGCGTGTTCGCGACCCGGTGGGGGGTCGTCGAGCGCGAGCACCTGACCCACGGGGTCGCCTCGGGACTCGTGAACTGGCTCGCGGGCGCGCTCGTCGTGGCCGCGTTCGTCGCGGTCGGGCTCGCTGTCTTGGTAGTGCCGGGCGCGTTCGTCCTCGGCGCACTCCTGCTCGCGCTGCCGTTCGTCGCGGTCGAGGACGCGAACGCCGTTTCGGCGCTCGCGCGGAGCTGGCGGGCCACCGACGGCCACCGGACGACGCTGCTCGCGCTCGCCGTCGCCGTGCTGCTGATCGACGCGGTCCTGTTCGTCGTCTCGGTTGCCCTCGCGACCGCGCTCGCGGGCTCGCTCGCGCCCCTCGGGCTGTTCGCCGGGATGTTCGCGGTCGCGATCGCGTTCGTCTTCCTCTGGATCGCGATGGCACGGACCTACGCGGGCCTCGACGACACCGCAGCCTGAGGGCACCGCTGCGAACGGGAGCACGGGTCGATGGCTTCCGCAAGCCCGTCGTTTAGGTCGCTCCCGACCGATGAACCGGTATGCCGTTCGACGCGACCATCACGTCGATCCACCGGATGACCCCGCGGGTGAAGCAGTTCGTGATCGAGGCCGACGAGGCGTTCGAGTTCGAGCCCGGCCAGCATACAACAGTACGATTCGAGCGCGACGATCCCGACGACGAGGAGGACGAACAGGTCGTCCGGCCGTACACGGCGACCAACACGCCCGGCAACGAGCGGCTCACGCTCGCGATCAAGCGCTACGACGACGGCACCGCGTCGGTGTACATGCACGAGCGCGAGGTCGGCGACGTCGTGACCCTCGGCGACCTCGGCGGCAATCTCACCCTCCGCAACGCCGACGAGGACGTGGCCTTTGTCTCCACGGGGACGGGCATCACGCCGATGATCGCGATGCTCAAGGAGTACCTCGAGGTCGGCACCGGCGAAGTCGACTTCTTCTACGGCGAGAAAAGCCAGGAGAACGTCATGTATCGCGAGACTCTCGACCAGCTCGCGGCCGAACACGACGAACTGTCGGTGATATACTCGCTTTCTGACGAGGAGTGGGCCGGTCCGACCGGCCACGTCCAGGACCACCTCGACGACCGCCTCGACGGGCTCGACAGGGATTTCTACGTCTGTGGCGTCCCGGGGATGGTCGTCGACACCAAGGAGCGCCTCGCCGACCTCGGCGTCGACGACGATCGGGTGTTCTCCGAGGGGTGGGAGGACGGCGAGGTCGAGGACTGACCGATGGACGCCACCGCGATCGACCATCTCAACCTGCGCGTTCCGGCGGACGGTCCCGAGGAAGCGGTCGAGTTCTACGGCGACCGGCTCGGGTTCACCATCGAGGGGATGGACCGGTACGAGGCCGACGAGAAGCCGTTCTTCGACGTTCGGCTCGCCCCGGCACACGTGCTCCATCTCTGGCCGACCGAGGAGTTCGAACCCCCATCCGGGAACGGGTTCAACCACGTGGCGATCCTGATCGACGACGAGGTCGCGACGGTCGAACGTCAGCTCGACGAAGCGGGCGTGACGATCGAGAACCGACACGATTCGCCGCTCGGGGCGACCGGGCGTGCGCCGGCGGTGTACGTCGAGGACCCCTTCGGCTACCGGATCGAACTGAAGGCAACGATCGAGGAGTAGCGAGACCGGCGTCGTCGAATCGGTCGTCGTCGCCCGGTCGGTCACGATCCGAAACGGTGGTTCACAACACCGCGTCGTACACCGCCGCGAGCGCGTCGACCGCGCGCTCGACACCCATCGACTCGCGCCGCGAGAGGCAGGTCTCGGCGAGCCGGTCACGTTCGGCGAGCGCCCGGTCGAGCGCGGCGCGAAAGCCTGCGACGTCGCCGGGATCGTAGTGATAGCCCGTCGCGTCCTCGTCGATGGTTTCGACGAGCGCGCCCGCCTCGACGCCCACGACCGGTGTCCCACAGGCCATCGCTTCGAGCGCGACGAGGCCCTGGGTCTCCACCGGGCTCGGAAAGGCGAAAACGTCGAGCGCGGAGTAGAACGCGGGGAGTTCCTCACGATCGAGAAAGCCGAGGAAGCGAACGTCGGCGTCGCTCCCCGCGACCTGCTCCTCCAAGGTTTTGCGCGCTGGACCGTCGCCACCGAAGAGCAGGACGGCGTCGGTGCCGTCGATCGCCCGAACGAGGTCCGAGAGTTGTTTTTCGAAGCCGTGACGGCCGGTGTAGCCGACGAGGGGGCGCTCGCCCCTCCCGGGGAGATCGTGGCGCGCACGGAACGCCGCGGCGTCGGTCGGCGCGAACCGATCGACGTCGATCCCGTTGGCGACCGTCGAAACGGGGCCGACACCGCGAGCTTCGAGGTCGGCCTTCGCGGTGTCGCTCGGCGCGATCACGTGGTCGGCGCGGTCGAGGAACCACCGCTCGTAGGCGTTGCCGGCGCGGGCGACGCCGTTCATCAGCCAGCCCTCCGCGAGATAGCCGGCGTACTCCGCGGCCGGGGTGTGATACGAAGCGACCAGCGGCCGGTCGGTCCGGCGGGCGAGTCGGAGCCCCGCGAGCCCCACCCCGAACGGCGAGTGGGCGTGGACGATGTCGATGTCCCGAACCGCGTCCGGAACGGTGGGTGCGCCGAGTCGGAACCCCTCGTAGAACGGGAACGGGAGGCTTCTGACCGGGTGTTCGCCGGTGTCGGGGTCGTGCGAACTCCCCGGGTACACCACGTCCATCCGGCCGCCGCGACCGAGCCAGCGTTCGCGCCACGTCCGGATGGTGTACGTGGCGCCGTTCACCGTCGGGAGGTAGGTGTCGGTGAACGCGGCGACGTCTGGTGGCATCGGCGGTGGTTCACGCAGGACGGATTAAGCCGTTGTGACTTCGCGGTAGATCGCCGACAGCTCCGCACCCACCCGTTTCAGTCCGTGTTCGGCCGCGGTTTCGCGTGCGTTCGCCCCGAGACGCTCGCGGAGTGCGGGGTCGTCGGCGAGTCGATCGAGTGCCGCGCGGAACTCGCTCGCCGAGGCACACTTCAGGCAGTCCTCGCCGTGGGTGAAGAACTCCTCGAACACCGGAATGTCGCTGATGACGACCGGTTTGCCACAGGCCATCGCCTCCAGCACGACGAGACCCTGGTTCTCGTCCTTCGTCGGGAAGCAGAACACGTCGCCAGCGCCGAACGCGCCGCGCTTGTCGTCGATCCACCCGGTGAAGGTGACGTTTTCGGGAGGGTCGCTCGTCCAGCGTTTCACCACCGACGAGCCGTGCGGGCCGGTGTCGTACGCCCCGAACCATGCGAACTCGTGGTCGGTCGCCTCGGCCAGCCGGCAGAACGTCGTGAGACCCTTGCGCTCGAAGACGCTGCCGACCGCGAACACGACCGTGCCGTCGAGATCGTATCGATCGCGGTACTCGCCGCGAAGCGACTCGTGGCCCGCGAGCGCATCGCGATCGACGCCGTTGGTGATCGTCCTGATGGGGGCGTCGACGGGGTAGCCTTCGAGCAGTCCCTTCGTGTACTGGCTCGGACACAGCACGAGATCGGCCAGGGAGTAAAACCACCGGAGGTATCGGCCGAGCGCGGGGGCCACTTGTGAGGAAAACCGGAACGACTCGCCGAAGTCCTCGGCGGTCATGTGGGCGTGGAGGACGAGCGGAATTTCATACCTGCGAGCGTGGCGGGCGACCGCGAGGCTCCCCGGACCGGGCGCATGACAGTGCGCGAGGTCGTACTCGGCGAAAGGACCCTCACCCGACGCGAGCGACCTGGCGGCTGTGGGGAGGTCGCCGCCGCGCCACGGCGACGTCACGACCCCGATATCGGTGGCGGCGAGCGCCTGGCGCTGCTGGGCGGCGGCGGTGGCCCAGCCGCTGCGTTCGAGCACGCCTTCGAGTTCGAGGTAGTTGAGCGCGCGCACATCCGATCCGCGACGGCGGGCCGAATAACTCCACCGGAACGCGAAGGCAAGACCGATGTACGCCGGCGGTGAACCACCGTCGAACGGCTCCGGCCGACCGCAACGATGACCCTCGCCGACGAACGCATCGAACGCCTCCACGCGCTCGCCGCCGACGCCGCGAGCGCGGGCCACGACGATCGCGCGAAGGAGTACGTCCGGATCGCGCGCCGGGTCGCCGAACGGAACCGCCGGTCGCTGCCGCGTCGGTTCAAACGCTTCTCGTGTGACGTCTGCGACGCCTACCTCCGACCGGGCCGGAACTGTCGGGTTCGGACCCGGGACGGCCACGTTGTCATCACGTGTGAGTGCGGTTCGCAGGCGCGCTACCCGTATAGGTAGGCTTACGTCCGACCGGCGACGACGGCGGAGCATGACAAAGGACGAGCGAACGCTCAGAGAGCGTGCCCACGAGGTCGATGCCACGCTCCGGGTCGGGAAAGGCGGCGTCGACGCGGTCGCCGGAGAACTCGAAAGTCAGCTCCGCGATCGCGACCTCGTGAAGGTGAAGTTCCTCCGGGCGGCGCGCGGCGGGACGACGACCGACGAGTTGGCCGAGCGGCTGGCGGAGCAGGCTGCGGCCGACGTGATCGAAACCCGGGGCAACACCGCCACGTACCACTGATGGAGACCGGTATACTGTCGGGGTTGGTGTTGCAGCTTGGACAATCGACGGGCAACGGGACCGACGGGAACGAGACCGGGAACGTCACCGTCGAGGGGATCGGGCCGGTCGGCCGGACGCTGCGTGAGTTCGGCGTCCCGTATCCGAAACTCCTCGGCGCGGCGATCTCGTTCGTGGTCGCGCTGATCGTGGCCTACGCGCTCGGCCGGGCGATCGTCGTCCCGCTGTTCGGCCGGGCGCTCGACCGTCGTGGTCTCGATGCCCACGAGAAAAAGCCGATTCAGCGGCTTCTGAAGGTCCTGCTCTTTTTCGTCGCACTCGCGGTCGCGTTCAAGGCCGCCCGTCTCAGTGGGTTTTTCACCTCGATCGCAGCGATCGCCGCGGCCGCGACGCTCGCGATCGGGCTCGCGCTCCAAGACACCCTCTCGAACTTCGTCGCGGGCGCGTTCATCTACGCCGACCGGCCGTTCCGGATCGGCGACTGGATCGAGTGGCCGGGCGGGAGCGGGACCTACGCCGGCGTGGTCGAGGACATCACGTTCCGGGTCACCCGCGTGCGCACCTTCGACAACGAACTCCTCACGGTGCCGAACGCCGTGCTGACCGGGGGTGTCATCAAGAACCCGGTGGCGAACGACGAGCTTCGGATCACGTTCACCTTCGGGATCGGCTACGAGGACGACATCGAGCAGGCGACCGACATCATCCTCGACGAGGCCAAGAAACATCCCGACATCCTCGACGACCCGGTCCCCACGGTTCGGATGAGCGACGCCGCGCTCGCGGACTCCTACGTGGGCCTGGTCTCGCGCTTCTGGATCGCGAACCCCAACCGGGCCGACTTCCTCCAGATACGGGGCGAATACGTGAAAAACGTCAAGCAGCGCTTCGACGAGGCCGGCATCGACATCCCCTACCCGCAGGTCGACCTCTCGGGCGGTGTCGCCGTCGAGAGCCAGTCACGGATCGAACAGCTCGAGTGATCGGTCGCGTCGGCCGTCCCGTCAATCGTCGCAGACCACCGGTTCGGCGCTGGCTTCCGGTTCGGCCTCGGGCGTGATCTCGTAGAGGTTCTGTCGCGCGTCGGCGAAGTAGACGTCCTC
This Halococcus agarilyticus DNA region includes the following protein-coding sequences:
- a CDS encoding mechanosensitive ion channel family protein, whose translation is METGILSGLVLQLGQSTGNGTDGNETGNVTVEGIGPVGRTLREFGVPYPKLLGAAISFVVALIVAYALGRAIVVPLFGRALDRRGLDAHEKKPIQRLLKVLLFFVALAVAFKAARLSGFFTSIAAIAAAATLAIGLALQDTLSNFVAGAFIYADRPFRIGDWIEWPGGSGTYAGVVEDITFRVTRVRTFDNELLTVPNAVLTGGVIKNPVANDELRITFTFGIGYEDDIEQATDIILDEAKKHPDILDDPVPTVRMSDAALADSYVGLVSRFWIANPNRADFLQIRGEYVKNVKQRFDEAGIDIPYPQVDLSGGVAVESQSRIEQLE